The Gorilla gorilla gorilla isolate KB3781 chromosome 17, NHGRI_mGorGor1-v2.1_pri, whole genome shotgun sequence genome contains a region encoding:
- the ZNF24 gene encoding zinc finger protein 24, translated as MSAQSVEEDSILIIPTPDEEEKILRVKLEEDPDGEEGSSIPWNHLPDPEIFRQRFRQFGYQDSPGPREAVSQLRELCRLWLRPETHTKEQILELVVLEQFVAILPKELQTWVRDHHPENGEEAVTVLEDLESELDDPGQPVSLRRRKREVLVEDMVSQEEAQGLPSSELDAVENQLKWASWELHSLRHCDDDGRTENGALAPKQELPSAVESHEVPGTLNMGVPQIFKYGETCFPKGRFERKRNPSRKKQHICDECGKHFSQGSALILHQRIHSGEKPYGCVECGKAFSRSSILVQHQRVHTGEKPYKCLECGKAFSQNSGLINHQRIHTGEKPYECVQCGKSYSQSSNLFRHQRRHNAEKLLNVVKV; from the exons ATGTCTGCACAGTCAGTGGAAGAAGATTCAATACTTATCATCCCAACTCCAGATGAAGAGGAAAAAATTCTGAGAGTGAAGTTGGAGGAGGATCCTGATGGCGAAGAGGGATCAAGTATCCCCTGGAACCATCTCCCAGACCCAGAGATTTTCCGACAGCGATTCAGGCAGTTTGGATACCAGGATTCACCTGGGCCCCGTGAGGCTGTGAGCCAGCTCCGAGAACTTTGTCGTCTGTGGCTCAGGCCAGAGACGcacacaaaagaacaaatcttgGAGCTGGTAGTGCTGGAGCAGTTTGTTGCCATCCTACCCAAAGAGCTACAGACTTGGGTTCGAGATCATCATCCAGAGAATGGAGAGGAGGCAGTGACAGTGCTGGAGGATTTGGAGAGTGAACTTGATGACCCTGGACAACCG GTTTCTCTCCGTCGACGAAAACGGGAAGTACTAGTAGAAGACATGGTATCTCAAGAAGAAGCTCAGGGATTACCAAGTTCTGAGCTTGATGCTGTGGAGAACCAGCTCAAGTGGGCATCCTGGGAGCTCCATTCCCTAAGGCACTGTG aTGATGATGGTAGGACTGAAAATGGAGCACTAGCTCCAAAGCAGGAGCTTCCTTCAGCAGTAGAATCCCATGAAGTTCCTGGCACTCTCAATATGGGTGTtcctcaaatttttaaatatggagAAACCTGTTTCCCCAAGGGCAGgtttgaaagaaagagaaatccctCTCGAAAGAAACAACATATATGTGATGAATGTGGAAAACACTTCAGTCAGGGCTCAGCCCTTATTCTTCATCAAAGAATTCACAGTGGGGAGAAACCTTATGGATGTGTTGAGTGTGGGAAAGCATTCAGCCGAAGTTCCATTCTTGTGCAACACCAGAGAGTCCACACTGGAGAAAAACCTTACAAATGTcttgaatgtgggaaagcctttagccAGAATTCGGGGcttattaatcatcagagaatccATACTGGGGAGAAACCTTATGAATGCGTTCAGTGTGGGAAATCGTATAGTCAAAGCTCAAATCTTTTTAGACATCAGAGAAGACACAATGCAGAAAAACTTCTGAATGTTGTGAAAgtttaa
- the LOC134757387 gene encoding transcription initiation factor TFIID subunit 4-like: MYVTAPENLPVGQDMESILLVGNGGKAHGPDNVWAGYLVPGGSPTLLLHRPAVYPGPGPGPGPGPGPGPGSTSSSPSSQHSGRRISDDQRPPCDNRVGTTALPPAAGETTNPSSPAQVSSHYHLLPSRLPELSARRQGLEIEQNRPVGEGEGDGLGGHRGLESSLQMPKTQAGLPPPSPRPTTARRGDRGLFPAPPGKLRKVPDRLPRRLLLRGPQTLARCPPPSHNVPRTPAQTSGSGTAAASLSTADAETPFTSLFPEAPGAGCFRSAGLRRRGER, translated from the exons atgtatgTTACTGCTCCTGaaaaccttccagtgggacaagatatggAG AGCATACTGCTTGTGGGAAATGGAGGGAAGGCCCACGGTCCCGACAATGTTTGGGCAGGGTACCTCGTCCCAGGTGGATCGCCCACCTTACTGCTGCATAGACCTGCTGTGTatcccggccccggccccggccccggccccggccccggccccggccccggctcGACGTCCTCTAGCCCTTCTTCCCAGCACTCAGGACGGCGGATTTCAGATGACCAAAGGCCACCCTGTGACAACAGGGTCGGAACCACGGCACTTCCGCCTGCGGCCGGTGAGACTACAAATCCCAGCAGCCCCGCGCAAGTCTCGTCCCACTACCACCTCCTCCCATCACGACTCCCAGAACTCTCCGCGAGACGCCAGGGCCTCGAAATAGAACAAAACCGGccggtgggggagggggaaggtgaTGGTCTCGGAGGACACAGGGGGTTAGAGAGCTCTCTGCAGATGCCGAAGACCCAAGCAGGCCTGCCGCCTCCCTCTCCCCGCCCCACAACTGCTAGGCGCGGAGACCGCGGCCTGTTCCCCGCGCCTcccgggaagctgaggaaggTCCCGGACAGGCTTCCCCGCCGGCTCCTGCTAAGAGGTCCGCAGACCCTAGCCCGGTGTCCCCCTCCCTCTCATAACGTTCCCCGCACACCGGCGCAAACCTCCGGCTCAGGAACCGCAGCAGCTTCGCTGTCCACGGCAGACGCAGAAACGCCGTTCACAAGCCTTTTCCCAGAAGCCCCCGGCGCGGGCTGCTTCCGGTCTGCGGGCCTGAGGAGGCGGGGAGAG